A single genomic interval of Fibrobacter sp. UWEL harbors:
- a CDS encoding UDP-3-O-acyl-N-acetylglucosamine deacetylase, with the protein MTNAQHFEFESPSLSNKNAKVTVDVLERDPTHKPRVVWSVDGREVYRTDLCKIFSDLKFGAARTAIYSYEDEGRAHAVGLNAGAIASPEHLAPVFLMWPGRRFNVNIMGAEVPLMDGSAAPFFYGLRRAAGEPEALVFYDAPVKAEWDLTAKASDGSERTFGHVRICPAETFEVEYVLDRSKSRGDACDLQSAAAVSIYSPENLFQIFMARTFISAEEFEQAKAAGMLGGVDESCGMLLNSLDGAATSKDFRVANEPAMHKILDLIGDITFICPALPRVRIEITNGGHVSHRQIMERLIPYVSAGLFEKI; encoded by the coding sequence ATGACGAACGCTCAGCATTTTGAATTTGAATCTCCGTCCTTGAGCAATAAGAATGCCAAGGTAACGGTGGATGTTCTGGAAAGGGATCCTACCCACAAGCCCCGTGTGGTTTGGAGTGTGGACGGTCGCGAAGTTTACCGCACGGATCTCTGCAAGATTTTTTCTGACCTGAAGTTTGGCGCAGCACGTACGGCTATTTATTCTTACGAGGATGAGGGCCGTGCTCATGCGGTGGGGCTGAATGCTGGCGCTATTGCCAGCCCGGAACATTTGGCTCCCGTATTCTTGATGTGGCCTGGCCGCAGGTTTAACGTGAACATTATGGGTGCGGAAGTGCCTTTGATGGATGGTTCTGCGGCGCCCTTCTTCTATGGCCTGCGTCGAGCAGCGGGGGAGCCGGAAGCCCTTGTGTTTTATGATGCTCCTGTGAAGGCGGAATGGGACCTGACGGCTAAGGCTTCTGACGGTTCTGAACGGACTTTCGGTCATGTTCGTATTTGTCCTGCTGAAACTTTCGAGGTGGAATACGTTCTGGACCGCAGCAAGAGCCGCGGGGATGCTTGCGACCTGCAGTCTGCCGCCGCTGTCAGTATTTATTCGCCGGAAAACCTGTTCCAGATTTTCATGGCCCGCACCTTCATTTCTGCCGAAGAATTTGAACAGGCGAAGGCCGCTGGCATGCTGGGCGGGGTAGATGAATCCTGCGGAATGTTGCTGAATTCCCTGGACGGGGCTGCAACATCCAAGGATTTCCGTGTGGCAAATGAACCTGCCATGCATAAAATACTAGATTTAATTGGCGATATCACATTTATCTGTCCGGCTCTTCCCAGAGTCAGAATCGAAATCACAAATGGTGGGCATGTTTCCCACCGACAAATCATGGAGAGGTTAATTCCCTATGTCTCTGCTGGACTCTTTGAAAAAATCTGA
- a CDS encoding DUF2442 domain-containing protein — MLHVVKAEYIADYRIKVSFNDGVTAFADFRETIQKDVRPIIRNLLDLNLFRDFKVQANTITWSNGVDFAPEYIKSISIE; from the coding sequence ATGCTGCATGTAGTAAAGGCCGAATATATTGCTGATTACAGAATCAAGGTTTCGTTTAACGACGGAGTTACGGCCTTTGCTGATTTCAGGGAAACAATCCAAAAGGATGTAAGACCTATTATTCGCAATCTTTTGGATTTGAATTTATTTCGTGATTTCAAGGTGCAGGCAAATACGATTACCTGGTCCAATGGGGTTGATTTCGCTCCGGAATATATCAAATCCATTTCGATAGAATGA
- a CDS encoding DUF4160 domain-containing protein, whose amino-acid sequence MPELCRFLGIVIQMYFNDHVPPHFHALYNDLEGVFDLTTLNMTEDRPVGIKCCM is encoded by the coding sequence ATGCCTGAATTATGCCGTTTTCTTGGGATTGTTATACAGATGTATTTCAATGATCATGTGCCTCCACACTTCCATGCGTTGTATAATGACTTGGAAGGCGTCTTTGATTTAACTACATTGAATATGACTGAAGATAGACCCGTTGGTATAAAATGCTGCATGTAG